A window of the Henckelia pumila isolate YLH828 chromosome 3, ASM3356847v2, whole genome shotgun sequence genome harbors these coding sequences:
- the LOC140890529 gene encoding zinc finger CCCH domain-containing protein 49-like, which translates to MAHRLLRDAEADGWERTDFPIVCESCLGDNPYVRMTKADYDKECKICSRPFTVFRWRPGRDARYKKTEICQTCCKLKNVCQVCLLDLEYGLPVQVRDTALSIDSNDAIPKSDVNREYFAEEHDRKARAGIDYESSYGKVRASDTILKLQRTTPYYKRNRAHVCSFFIRGQCTRGPECPYRHEMPETGELSQQNIKDRYYGINDPVALKLLSKAGEMPSLEPPEDESIRTLYVGGLDARITEQDLRDNFYAHGEIESIKMVIQRACAFVTYTTREGTERAAEELANKLVIKGLRMKLLWGKPQAPKPESEGSDQASQQAAVAHSGLLPRAVISQQQTVQPTDIQNPPPMPYFNIPPLPEQDRAYYPSMDPQRMGALIPSHEGSSSASGPGGSYESKSGSDQMQHQGQQFGYSSVRPPHMQFYPPYHPQYGYMPPPVLPPWQQYPQPYPPPRPPLPHPDGDQVSFNPKAPTGAPQQS; encoded by the exons ATGGCGCATAGACTGCTCAGAGACGCGGAAGCCGATGGATGGGAGCGGACTGATTTCCCTATTGTGTGTGAATCATGCCTCGGAGACAATCCATACGTTCGAATG ACAAAAGCTGATTATGACAAGGAGTGCAAGATATGTTCTCGGCCATTCACAGTTTTTAGATGGAGGCCCGGTCGCGACGCAAGATACAAAAAGACGGAGATTTGCCAAACTTGCTGCAAGCTGAAAAATGTTTGCCAAGTATGCCTTCTAGATCTTGAATATGGGCTGCCAGTTCAAGTTAGAGATACTGCCCTCAGTATCGATTCAAATGATGCCATTCCAAAGAGCGACGTTAATAGGGAATATTTTGCAGAGGAGCATGACCGCAAG GCAAGAGCTGGGATCGATTATGAATCTTCGTATGGGAAGGTGCGCGCTAGCGATACCATCTTGAAACTTCAGAGAACCACTCCATATTACAAGAGAAACAGAGCTCATGTTTGCAGTTTCTTTATTCGAGGTCAATGCACTAGAGGTCCTGAATGCCCTTATAGGCATGAGATGCCCGAAACTGGGGAGTTGTCACAACAAAACATCAAAGACCGTTACTATGG AATTAACGATCCAGTGGCATTGAAGTTGCTTAGCAAGGCTGGAGAAATGCCTTCTCTGGAGCCTCCTGAAGATGAAAGCATCAGAACCCTGTATGTTGGTGGGCTTGATGCAAGAATTACCGAGCAGGATTTAAGAGACAATTTCTATGCCCATGGAGAAATTGAATCCATAAAGATGGTTATCCAACGTGCTTGTGCTTTTGTGACTTACACAACAAGAGAAGGTACAGAGAGGGCGGCTGAAGAACTTGCCAACAAGCTAGTTATTAAAGGCTTGAGGATGAAGCTGCTCTGGGGTAAACCACAAGCCCCAAAGCCTGAATCTGAAGGCTCTGACCAAGCAAGCCAGCAGGCAGCAGTAGCGCACAGTGGATTGTTGCCTAGGGCAGTGATATCACAGCAGCAAACTGTTCAGCCTACTGACATACAAAACCCGCCTCCAATGCCGTACTTCAACATTCCTCCGCTGCCTGAACAAGATCGAGCATATTATCCTTCAATGGATCCCCAGAGAATGGGTGCCCTCATTCCATCTCATGAGGGATCTTCAAGTGCGTCTGGCCCTGGTGGATCATACGAGAGTAAAAGTGGTTCGGATCAGATGCAGCATCAAGGTCAGCAATTTGGTTACTCGAGTGTGCGTCCCCCACATATGCAATTCTACCCACCATATCATCCACAATATGGGTATATGCCGCCTCCCGTGCTTCCACCTTGGCAGCAATACCCTCAGCCATATCCACCACCGCGGCCTCCTTTACCTCATCCCGATGGTGACCAAGTATCTTTTAATCCGAAAGCTCCGACTGGGGCTCCCCAACAATCATAA
- the LOC140891656 gene encoding COP9 signalosome complex subunit 8, with protein MAFTALSGALASKSYDQIADICDTLMLQVSSEGVAFEDDWPYAIHLLGHIYVDDINSARFLWKMIPLAVRDSQPEVSAVWKIGQRLWSRDLVGVHEAIREFNWSPDTQSIVAAFSELYTKRMFELLLSGYSTISIEDTALILGMNEDDATNYALQQGWTLDPTSRMLTVKKQVVAAEQKVHPSKLQQLTEYVFHLEH; from the exons ATGGCTTTCACGGCTCTGTCAGGTGCCTTGGCCTCCAAATCCTACGACCAGATCGCGGATATATGCGACACCCTCATGCTCCAG GTTTCTTCCGAAGGCGTTGCGTTTGAGGACGATTGGCCTTATGCCATTCATCTTCTGGGCCACATTTACGTCGATGACAT TAACAGTGCTAGATTTTTGTGGAAGATGATACCGTTGGCAGTAAGGGATAGCCAGCCAGAGGTTTCGGCTGTTTGGAAAATTGGGCAGAGGCTGTGGTCAAGGGATCTCGTCGGTGTTCATGAAGCGATTCGGGAGTTTAATTGGAGTCCTGACACTCAGAGCATTGTGGCAGCTTTCTCAG AACTTTACACCAAAAGGATGTTCGAATTGCTGCTTTCTGGGTACTCAACCATTAGCATCGAAGACACTGCTCTTATCCTTGGAATGAATGAAGATGATGCTACTAACT ACGCGCTTCAGCAAGGCTGGACCCTGGATCCCACCTCAAGAATGCTCACCGTGAAGAAGCAGGTGGTAGCAGCAGAGCAGAAAGTGCATCCAAGTAAACTGCAGCAGTTGACGGAATATGTATTCCACCTTGAGCATTGA
- the LOC140892937 gene encoding probable protein S-acyltransferase 23 isoform X1: MATSEIEVVAVGDEQKPSDGNPNQEVIIIDVFSASAYGDFIKLRKFVENDGLSVSQPDGNGYYPLQWAALNNFADTVQYIIEHGGNVNAKDNTEQTALHWAAARGSIAAADVLMQNGARVEAADINGYRAVHVAAQYGQTTFLNHIVAKYHADFDVPDNDGRSPLHWAAYKGYADTIRLLLFRDAFQGKQDKEGCTPLHWAALRGNVEACTVLVHAGTKEELMVKDKAGNTPLELASDKNHRQIAIFLSNVRSALNKNWKDRLCSGKGGEVGYAPVLFSAIVVNVILFLTSVLFAPNLTKVTAFVALWGWSGVSLAVGSLFMFVRCSSKDPGYVKTGKATQSNASEVLISFVEDPLMNIDLNDSSIWAGNWSQLCPTCKIIRPVRSKHCPTCKRCVEQFDHHCPWISNCVGKRNKRDFFVFLCMGFMTSLIGGMVALQRIWTSVPLLQTGETWIRPVLLNNPGMIAFLVMDAIILIAAATLLSFQSIQIARNITTNELANAIRYGYLRGPDGRFRNPYNHGCWKNCSDFLIHGYTNDDEVAWPSLQRVTR, from the exons ATGGCTACATCGGAAATCGAAGTCGTAGCCGTCGGCGACGAACAAAAACCCTCCGACGGAAACCCTAACCAAGAAGTCATCATCATCGACGTTTTCTCAGCTTCAGCTTACGGAGACTTCATCAAGCTCCGGAAATTCGTCGAGAACGACGGACTTTCGGTCTCCCAACCCGACGGGAACGGCTACTATCCCCTGCAGTGGGCTGCTCTCAACAATTTTGCGGATACTGTTCAGTACATAATCGAG CATGGTGGAAATGTGAACGCCAAGGATAACACTGAGCAGACAGCATTGCATTGGGCCGCTGCTCGCGGTTCGATTGCTGCAGCTGATGTGTTGATGCAGAATGGGGCACGTGTCGAGGCTGCCGATATTAATGGTTACCGG GCAGTGCATGTTGCTGCTCAATATGGGCAGACAACATTCCTAAATCACATTGTTGCCAAGTATCATGCTGATTTTGATGTTCCTGATAATGATGGAAGAAGCCCTCTTCACTG GGCTGCATACAAGGGATATGCTGATACTATTAGATTGCTTCTATTTAGAGATGCTTTCCAAGGAAAACAAGATAAAGAAG GATGTACACCTCTGCACTGGGCAGCATTGAGAGGAAATGTTGAGGCATGCACTGTGCTTGTACATGCTGGCACTAAGGAGGAATTAATGGTGAAAGACAAAGCAGGAAACACCCCCCTGGAGCTTGCCTCTGACAAAAATCATCGGCAAATCGCAATTTTCCTT TCAAATGTACGGAGTGCACTGAACAAGAATTGGAAAGACAGACTTTGTTCAGGAAAAGGAGGGGAAGTTGGTTACGCACCTGTTCTCTTTTCTGCAATAGTTGTTAATGTGATTCTATTTCTTACCTCAGTCCTTTTTG CGCCTAATCTTACAAAGGTTACTGCATTTGTTGCACTTTGGGGCTGGAGCGGGGTTTCTCTAGCAGTTGGTTCTTTATTTATGTTTGTCCGCTGCAGTAG TAAAGATCCAGGTTATGTAAAAACAGGCAAGGCAACCCAGTCTAATGCATCAGAAGTACTTATCTCTTTTGTTGAA GATCCTTTGATGAATATTGATCTGAATGACAGCTCTATTTGGGCAGGGAACTGGTCTCAGCTTTGCCCTACTTGCAAG ATAATAAGACCTGTTCGCTCAAAACATTGTCCTACGTGTAAGCGCTGCGTGGAGCAATTTGACCATCACTGTCCCTGGATCTCAAATTGTGTGGGGAAG AGGAATAAGCGGGACTTCTTCGTGTTTCTCTGCATGGGGTTTATGACATCATTGATTGGTGGAATGGTTGCTTTACAAA GAATTTGGACATCAGTGCCACTCTTGCAAACTGGGGAAACGTGGATCAGGCCCGTGCTTTTAAATAATCCTGGCATGATTGCTTTCTTGGTCATGGATGCGATTATCTTAATTGCTGCTGCAACTTTACTGTCTTTTCAATCGATACAG ATTGCTCGGAATATCACCACCAATGAATTAGCCAACGCTATACGCTATGGTTATCTGCGTGGCCCAGATGGGCGGTTTCGCAACCCGTATAATCATGGTTGTTGGAAGAATTGCTCAGATTTTCTCATACATGGCTACACAAACGACGATGAGGTTGCTTGGCCTTCCCTACAGCGGGTTACTAGGTAA
- the LOC140892937 gene encoding probable protein S-acyltransferase 23 isoform X2 has product MATSEIEVVAVGDEQKPSDGNPNQEVIIIDVFSASAYGDFIKLRKFVENDGLSVSQPDGNGYYPLQWAALNNFADTVQYIIEHGGNVNAKDNTEQTALHWAAARGSIAAADVLMQNGARVEAADINGYRAVHVAAQYGQTTFLNHIVAKYHADFDVPDNDGRSPLHWAAYKGYADTIRLLLFRDAFQGKQDKEGCTPLHWAALRGNVEACTVLVHAGTKEELMVKDKAGNTPLELASDKNHRQIAIFLSNVRSALNKNWKDRLCSGKGGEVGYAPVLFSAIVVNVILFLTSVLFAPNLTKVTAFVALWGWSGVSLAVGSLFMFVRCSSKDPGYVKTGKATQSNASEDPLMNIDLNDSSIWAGNWSQLCPTCKIIRPVRSKHCPTCKRCVEQFDHHCPWISNCVGKRNKRDFFVFLCMGFMTSLIGGMVALQRIWTSVPLLQTGETWIRPVLLNNPGMIAFLVMDAIILIAAATLLSFQSIQIARNITTNELANAIRYGYLRGPDGRFRNPYNHGCWKNCSDFLIHGYTNDDEVAWPSLQRVTR; this is encoded by the exons ATGGCTACATCGGAAATCGAAGTCGTAGCCGTCGGCGACGAACAAAAACCCTCCGACGGAAACCCTAACCAAGAAGTCATCATCATCGACGTTTTCTCAGCTTCAGCTTACGGAGACTTCATCAAGCTCCGGAAATTCGTCGAGAACGACGGACTTTCGGTCTCCCAACCCGACGGGAACGGCTACTATCCCCTGCAGTGGGCTGCTCTCAACAATTTTGCGGATACTGTTCAGTACATAATCGAG CATGGTGGAAATGTGAACGCCAAGGATAACACTGAGCAGACAGCATTGCATTGGGCCGCTGCTCGCGGTTCGATTGCTGCAGCTGATGTGTTGATGCAGAATGGGGCACGTGTCGAGGCTGCCGATATTAATGGTTACCGG GCAGTGCATGTTGCTGCTCAATATGGGCAGACAACATTCCTAAATCACATTGTTGCCAAGTATCATGCTGATTTTGATGTTCCTGATAATGATGGAAGAAGCCCTCTTCACTG GGCTGCATACAAGGGATATGCTGATACTATTAGATTGCTTCTATTTAGAGATGCTTTCCAAGGAAAACAAGATAAAGAAG GATGTACACCTCTGCACTGGGCAGCATTGAGAGGAAATGTTGAGGCATGCACTGTGCTTGTACATGCTGGCACTAAGGAGGAATTAATGGTGAAAGACAAAGCAGGAAACACCCCCCTGGAGCTTGCCTCTGACAAAAATCATCGGCAAATCGCAATTTTCCTT TCAAATGTACGGAGTGCACTGAACAAGAATTGGAAAGACAGACTTTGTTCAGGAAAAGGAGGGGAAGTTGGTTACGCACCTGTTCTCTTTTCTGCAATAGTTGTTAATGTGATTCTATTTCTTACCTCAGTCCTTTTTG CGCCTAATCTTACAAAGGTTACTGCATTTGTTGCACTTTGGGGCTGGAGCGGGGTTTCTCTAGCAGTTGGTTCTTTATTTATGTTTGTCCGCTGCAGTAG TAAAGATCCAGGTTATGTAAAAACAGGCAAGGCAACCCAGTCTAATGCATCAGAA GATCCTTTGATGAATATTGATCTGAATGACAGCTCTATTTGGGCAGGGAACTGGTCTCAGCTTTGCCCTACTTGCAAG ATAATAAGACCTGTTCGCTCAAAACATTGTCCTACGTGTAAGCGCTGCGTGGAGCAATTTGACCATCACTGTCCCTGGATCTCAAATTGTGTGGGGAAG AGGAATAAGCGGGACTTCTTCGTGTTTCTCTGCATGGGGTTTATGACATCATTGATTGGTGGAATGGTTGCTTTACAAA GAATTTGGACATCAGTGCCACTCTTGCAAACTGGGGAAACGTGGATCAGGCCCGTGCTTTTAAATAATCCTGGCATGATTGCTTTCTTGGTCATGGATGCGATTATCTTAATTGCTGCTGCAACTTTACTGTCTTTTCAATCGATACAG ATTGCTCGGAATATCACCACCAATGAATTAGCCAACGCTATACGCTATGGTTATCTGCGTGGCCCAGATGGGCGGTTTCGCAACCCGTATAATCATGGTTGTTGGAAGAATTGCTCAGATTTTCTCATACATGGCTACACAAACGACGATGAGGTTGCTTGGCCTTCCCTACAGCGGGTTACTAGGTAA
- the LOC140892936 gene encoding pentatricopeptide repeat-containing protein At5g04780, mitochondrial codes for MNALCLINKPCSRFNLKFHVYISSFASSKLGPSLQDECHVGICTKSDFVDIQQNFIQRCAKRRTILQGKACHAQVVQFGLQADTWTSNMLVNMYSKCGDVDYSRKVFDEMRNKSVVSWNTIIGSYTQNGNGEEALKLFLRMLRESNEFSEFALSSVLCACAANFLVFESKELHALSVKLSMLSNTFVSTALLDVYAKCQLVGDAFQLFESMPEKNDVTWSSMMAGFVHNELYEEAFSLFQSAQRSDVELNVFIISSVLSACAALTALIEGRQVHTVACKSGFCTNVYISSALVDVYAKCGSIKESHLVFVNTEEKNVVLWNTMISGFARHARSLEAMILFEKMQQMLLCPNDVTYVSMLSACAHVGLDDKGRKYFDMLKKEHNLTPNVFHFSCMVDILGRTGHLQEAKDLIEKMPHEATASMWGSLLASCRVYRAVEIAEIAAKKLFQIEPNNAGNHVILSNIYAANGKWQDVASARKLLNSSEAKKERGKSWIEIKDKVHSFMAGERTHPRISEIHSRLDSFLEDVEKRGFKGRVEHELHDVQDDCKRELLKHHSEKLAFIFGLMCLPPNAPIRIMKNLRICGDCHEFMKVASSITNREIIVRDNNRFHHCRDGYCSCGDFW; via the coding sequence ATGAACGCCTTATGTTTGATCAACAAACCTTGCtcaagatttaatcttaaatttcaCGTATACATATCATCTTTCGCCTCTTCGAAACTTGGTCCTTCACTCCAAGACGAGTGCCATGTTGGGATATGCACAAAATCCGACTTCGTGGATATTCAGCAAAACTTTATTCAAAGATGTGCAAAACGGAGAACAATTCTTCAAGGCAAAGCTTGCCATGCTCAGGTTGTTCAATTTGGCTTGCAAGCAGACACCTGGACCTCGAACATGCTCGTTAATATGTACTCAAAGTGCGGCGATGTGGATTACTCACGGAAAGTGTTCGATGAAATGCGTAACAAAAGTGTGGTTTCTTGGAACACTATTATCGGGTCGTATACTCAAAATGGGAATGGAGAAGAggctctgaaacttttcttgaGGATGTTGAGAGAAAGTAATGAGTTCAGTGAGTTTGCTTTGTCAAGTGTTCTGTGTGCCTGTGCGGCCAACTTTTTAGTGTTTGAAAGTAAAGAATTGCATGCCCTTTCAGTGAAGTTGTCCATGTTATCGAACACATTTGTGAGCACTGCTTTGCTAGATGTTTATGCCAAGTGCCAATTAGTTGGTGATGCTTTTCAGTTATTTGAATCGATGCCTGAAAAAAATGATGTGACATGGAGTTCAATGATGGCTGGGTTTGTGCACAACGAGCTTTATGAAGAGGCTTTTAGTTTGTTTCAAAGTGCGCAAAGGTCCGACGTAGAACTCAATGTGTTCATCATTTCATCGGTTCTCAGTGCTTGTGCTGCCTTGACTGCATTAATAGAAGGGAGGCAAGTACACACGGTAGCTTGTAAATCCGGTTTTTGCACAAATGTATATATTTCATCTGCTCTTGTAGATGTATATGCTAAATGTGGAAGCATTAAAGAGTCTCACCTTGTGTTTGTTAACACAGAGGAGAAAAATGTTGTGCTATGGAATACAATGATTTCGGGTTTTGCTCGACATGCTAGATCTTTAGAGGCTATGATATTATTTGAGAAAATGCAGCAGATGCTTTTGTGCCCGAATGATGTAACATATGTCTCTATGTTATCTGCCTGTGCGCATGTGGGTTTGGATGACAAGGGGCGTAAATATTTTGACATGCTGAAAAAAGAGCATAACTTGACACCTAATGTGTTTCACTTCTCGTGTATGGTTGATATCCTAGGTAGGACGGGACATCTTCAAGAAGCTAAGGATTTAATCGAAAAGATGCCGCATGAGGCAACGGCCTCTATGTGGGGCTCTCTTTTAGCGTCTTGTCGGGTTTACCGGGCTGTTGAGATTGCGGAGATTGCTGCAAAGAAATTGTTTCAGATAGAACCAAATAACGCAGGGAATCATGTAATTCTCTCCAACATATATGCTGCAAATGGGAAATGGCAGGACGTTGCATCTGCAAGGAAGCTTCTGAATAGTAGTGAAGCTAAGAAGGAGAGAGGTAAGAGTTGGATTGAAATCAAGGACAAAGTTCACTCATTCATGGCAGGGGAGAGAACCCATCCAAGAATTTCGGAGATTCATTCTAGGCTGGatagttttcttgaagatgtgGAGAAACGGGGTTTCAAAGGTCGCGTCGAACATGAACTGCATGACGTCCAAGATGACTGCAAACGGGAACTACTGAAACACCACAGCGAGAAGCTAGCCTTTATTTTTGGGCTAATGTGCTTACCCCCAAACGCACCTATAAGAATCATGAAGAACCTTAGGATCTGTGGGGATTGTCACGAGTTTATGAAGGTTGCCTCCAGTATCACGAATCGGGAGATTATTGTCAGGGACAACAATAGGTTTCATCATTGTAGAGATGGATATTGCTCATGTGGAGATTTTTGGTAG
- the LOC140892938 gene encoding beta-ureidopropionase has product MERKEEEIVAGNGNSEIPKDGSICGFDSLHQLLQSSLSPQLFQEVSRLLLGLNCGRALDTIAIAEPAKSLSLKHDFDLQAYSFRAEKESLRQPCNVKVGLIQNSVTLPTTAPLLEQKKAIFRKLTPIIEAAGSSGVNILCLQEAWMMPFAFCTREKKWCEFAEPVDGDSTQFLVEFARKYNMVIISPILERDVKHGETIWNTAVIIGNHGNIIGKHRKNHIPRVGDFNESTYYMEGNTGHPVFETAFGKIAVNICYGRHHPLNWLAFGLNGAEIVFNPSATVGELSEPMWPVEARNAAIANSYFVCSINRVGTEVFPNPFTSGDGKPQHSDFGHFYGSSYVSAPDASCTPSLSRHRDGLLISEVDLNLCRQLKDKWGFRMTARYELYADLLDRYMKPDFEPQIIPDPLLNKKIS; this is encoded by the exons ATGGAGAGGAAGGAAGAAGAAATTGTTGCAGGAAATGGAAACTCTGAGATCCCCAAGGATGGTTCCATTTGTGGGTTCGATTCCCTTCACCAACTACTCCAATCTTCCCTCTCTCCCCAACTTTTCCAG GAAGTCAGCCGCTTATTACTTGGGCTCAACTGTGGAAGAGCCCTTGATACTATTGCTATTGCCGAACCAGCCAAGTCTCTTTCTTTAAAACATGATTTTGATCTTCAG GCCTACTCGTTTCGCGCCGAAAAGGAATCTCTGAGACAACCTTGCAATGTGAAGGTGGGTCTCATTCAGAACTCTGTAACTCTTCCGACTACGGCACCTCTTTTGGAACAGAAAAAGGCCATCTTTCGAAAATTGACGCCAATTATCGAAGCTGCTGGCTCTTCAGGGGTCAATATATTATGTTTACAG GAGGCTTGGATGATGCCATTTGCATTTTGCACTCGTGAGAAGAAATGGTGTGAATTTGCAGAGCCTGTCGATGGAGATTCAACACAATTTCTTGTGGAATTCGCACGGAAGTACAACATGGTCATAATAAGTCCCATTCTTGAGAGGGATGTGAAACATGGGGAGACGATATGGAATACGGCTGTAATAATTGGAAATCATGGAAACATAATTGGAAAGCATAGGAAG AATCACATACCTAGAGTTGGGGACTTCAATGAAAGCACATATTATATGGAAGGAAATACCGGCCATCCTGTATTTGAGACTGCTTTTGGAAAGATTGCAGTTAACATATGTTATGGAAGACATCATCCTCTGAACTGGCTAGCTTTCGGCTTGAATGGTGCTGAGATCGTTTTTAACCCTTCGGCGACTGTTGGCGAACTGAGTGAACCAATGTGGCCTGTTGAG GCTCGTAATGCAGCTATAGCGAATAGCTACTTCGTTTGTTCAATCAACCGTGTTGGGACCGAGGTCTTTCCAAATCCATTCACTTCAGGAGATGGAAAGCCACAACATTCAGATTTTGGCCATTTCTATGGCTCCAGCTACGTTTCAGCACCCGATGCCTCGTGCACCCCATCTCTATCCCGTCACAGAGATGGGTTACTGATATCAGAGGTGGATCTTAACCTTTGCAGGCAACTCAAAGACAAGTGGGGATTCCGTATGACTGCTCGATATGAACTATATGCAGATCTGCTCGATCGATATATGAAGCCTGACTTCGAACCTCAGATCATTCCTGATCCTCTGTTAAATAAGAAAATTTCATAG